A region of Paenibacillus thiaminolyticus DNA encodes the following proteins:
- a CDS encoding asparaginase, with product MMNERLIEETRNGWLECEHRGAICGVDEHGRIRYAVGDTARLMFLRSAAKPLQAIPVVRSGMLEHFQLGDRDLALMTASHRGEAAHVDTLEHVMEHCGLHDEALICSPSLPLHEESREELLRKGGDRRRMYHNCAGKHFGVLAWSKMAGMDMGSYADPAHPAQRQMRDTISCLSEVPQESMIQGTDGCGFPVYGIPLTGLATAYLKLACPDLIEDAPTREAAARVRRAMQRYPFLVGGTDRVDSLLMEDDNIIAKGGFKGIFAFALTKERLGFAFKIADGSDEEWALVTASILEQIGYERRETVERLRSRIPAVILNDNGRQVGEQRTVFVLKPGT from the coding sequence ATGATGAATGAACGACTGATAGAAGAAACGCGCAACGGCTGGCTGGAATGCGAGCATCGGGGCGCGATATGCGGCGTGGACGAACATGGCCGCATCCGCTATGCTGTAGGGGACACGGCCCGGCTGATGTTTCTCCGTTCGGCAGCCAAGCCGCTGCAGGCGATTCCCGTCGTGCGAAGCGGCATGCTCGAGCATTTCCAGCTTGGGGATCGGGACTTGGCGCTAATGACCGCCTCGCACCGGGGGGAAGCGGCGCATGTCGATACGTTAGAGCATGTGATGGAGCATTGCGGGCTTCACGACGAGGCGCTGATCTGCAGCCCTTCCCTGCCGCTTCATGAGGAATCGAGGGAAGAGCTGCTTCGCAAGGGCGGAGACCGGCGGCGCATGTACCACAATTGCGCCGGCAAGCATTTCGGCGTGTTGGCCTGGAGCAAGATGGCCGGCATGGATATGGGATCGTATGCCGATCCCGCGCATCCGGCGCAGCGCCAGATGAGAGACACGATCAGCTGCCTGTCGGAAGTGCCGCAGGAATCGATGATTCAAGGGACGGACGGATGCGGATTCCCGGTATACGGCATTCCGCTCACCGGTCTGGCGACCGCCTACCTGAAGCTGGCCTGTCCCGATCTGATCGAAGACGCGCCCACGAGGGAAGCCGCGGCGCGCGTTCGCCGCGCGATGCAGCGCTATCCGTTCCTGGTCGGCGGCACGGACCGGGTCGACTCGCTGCTGATGGAGGATGACAACATCATCGCCAAGGGCGGGTTCAAAGGGATCTTCGCCTTCGCGCTGACCAAGGAGCGGCTTGGCTTCGCCTTCAAGATCGCCGACGGATCAGATGAAGAGTGGGCGTTGGTTACCGCATCCATTCTGGAGCAGATCGGGTACGAGCGCCGGGAGACGGTAGAGCGGCTTCGCAGCCGGATACCGGCGGTGATTCTCAATGACAACGGCCGGCAGGTCGGGGAACAACGGACCGTCTTCGTGCTGAAGCCGGGAACGTGA
- a CDS encoding copper homeostasis protein CutC, producing MERGRVMKMKQVLLEVIGTTREEVVTAARNGADRIELITAITEGGLTPSLGLVQEAVEAVDIPVNVMIRPHSRSFQYDADDMRTIVADVRLIRSTGANAIVFGALTPEGTIDKAALEQVLEAADGLPMTFHRAVDETRDIYEALDVLLGYPQITSVLTSGGQPSALQATDVIAEMVRRAEGSSLAILAGSGLTVESVGGFIQETGVRHVHFGSNVRQGTRALSPIDPERLSGLAALLRTV from the coding sequence ATGGAGAGAGGCAGGGTGATGAAGATGAAGCAAGTGCTGCTGGAAGTGATAGGGACGACACGGGAAGAGGTGGTGACGGCGGCCCGGAACGGGGCGGATCGAATTGAGCTGATTACCGCCATTACCGAAGGCGGGCTGACGCCGAGCCTCGGACTCGTGCAAGAGGCGGTGGAGGCAGTGGACATTCCGGTCAACGTCATGATCCGGCCGCACAGCCGCTCTTTTCAATATGATGCGGATGATATGCGAACGATTGTGGCTGATGTGCGGCTCATCCGTTCCACCGGAGCGAACGCGATCGTCTTCGGCGCCCTGACGCCGGAAGGAACGATAGACAAGGCAGCCTTGGAGCAGGTCTTGGAGGCTGCCGACGGTCTGCCGATGACCTTCCATCGAGCCGTGGACGAGACGAGGGACATCTATGAAGCGCTTGATGTGCTGCTCGGGTATCCTCAGATAACGAGCGTGCTGACCTCGGGAGGACAGCCGAGCGCCTTGCAGGCGACTGATGTGATCGCCGAGATGGTCCGGCGCGCGGAAGGATCCTCGCTGGCGATTCTGGCCGGCAGCGGGCTTACGGTGGAGTCGGTGGGCGGATTCATTCAGGAGACCGGCGTCCGCCATGTCCATTTCGGCTCGAATGTAAGGCAGGGAACGCGGGCACTGTCACCGATTGATCCCGAGCGGCTGTCGGGTCTGGCCGCGCTGCTTCGCACGGTATAG
- a CDS encoding DUF1128 domain-containing protein — protein MITNEKTQQNVELMIEAIKGRLKMATAAAMQPSAFSVEQYDDIKDVYDIVMSKSSYSISEMEALVSELGRLRRG, from the coding sequence ATGATTACCAATGAAAAAACGCAGCAGAACGTGGAATTGATGATTGAGGCGATAAAGGGGCGACTGAAGATGGCGACGGCAGCCGCGATGCAGCCCTCCGCCTTCTCTGTGGAGCAGTATGACGATATTAAGGACGTATACGATATCGTCATGAGCAAATCGTCGTACAGCATCAGCGAAATGGAAGCGCTCGTCTCCGAGCTCGGCCGCCTGCGCCGGGGATGA
- the yyaC gene encoding spore protease YyaC, whose amino-acid sequence MQLNLFPPLDPRSAERRQKMAGAQLSGFLQSVAAAHPSEPIMFICIGTDRSTGDALGPLVGTRLRERGWTNVIGCLDEPCDSSNLEARLAELPENLLTIAIDACLGHPSTVGYYLVGNQPLVPAESVGMALPAVGRYSIAAVVNTNGPKPYWTLQTTSLRFVMKMAQELADAILQSFPVNHQE is encoded by the coding sequence ATGCAGCTCAATTTATTTCCGCCCCTGGATCCCCGGTCCGCGGAGCGGCGGCAGAAGATGGCGGGAGCACAGCTATCCGGTTTTTTGCAATCGGTGGCTGCGGCGCATCCGTCCGAGCCGATCATGTTCATCTGTATCGGAACCGACCGTTCAACGGGAGACGCGCTTGGCCCGCTGGTTGGAACAAGGCTGCGGGAGAGGGGATGGACGAATGTGATCGGCTGTCTGGACGAGCCTTGTGATTCGTCCAATCTGGAGGCGAGGCTCGCCGAATTGCCGGAGAATCTCCTCACCATTGCGATTGACGCCTGCCTGGGCCATCCTTCGACAGTAGGCTATTATCTGGTCGGTAATCAGCCGCTGGTTCCCGCAGAGTCGGTTGGTATGGCGCTCCCTGCCGTAGGCAGATACAGCATCGCTGCCGTCGTCAATACGAACGGACCGAAGCCGTACTGGACCCTGCAGACAACCTCTCTCCGCTTCGTGATGAAGATGGCGCAGGAACTGGCGGACGCTATTTTACAATCTTTCCCAGTAAATCATCAGGAATAA
- a CDS encoding alpha/beta fold hydrolase, with the protein MPTIAVHPQFSMRIEEQGQGPAVVLLHGFCGSSRYWAELAPLLAGSCRVITPDLRGHGSSDAPVGPYTIEQMADDVLHLADTLGLDQFVLLGHSLGGYITLSFAQRHAHRLKGFGLIHSTGKPDTEEGKQKRLATVEALQRHGIVPVVDDLVPKLFAEDSGPGEALDKAKEIGYSTPPQGAIGAVLAMRERPDRTAVLQAATLPVLLVAGEKDRIVAPENVFTAAGDHIEHVTLEGVGHMGMMEAPQKLAAAIRSFMDTAYA; encoded by the coding sequence ATGCCAACGATCGCGGTTCATCCACAATTCAGCATGCGTATAGAGGAGCAGGGCCAGGGGCCGGCCGTCGTACTGCTCCACGGGTTCTGCGGCAGCTCGCGGTACTGGGCGGAGCTGGCGCCGCTGCTGGCAGGAAGCTGCCGCGTCATTACCCCGGACCTGAGAGGCCACGGCTCATCGGATGCGCCTGTCGGTCCCTACACAATCGAGCAAATGGCGGACGATGTGCTCCACTTGGCCGATACGCTCGGCCTGGATCAATTCGTGCTGTTGGGCCATTCGTTGGGAGGGTATATTACGCTGTCATTCGCGCAGCGGCATGCGCACCGCTTGAAGGGATTCGGGCTGATCCACTCGACCGGGAAGCCGGACACGGAGGAGGGCAAGCAGAAGCGGCTTGCGACCGTAGAAGCGCTCCAGCGGCATGGCATCGTTCCGGTCGTGGACGATCTCGTGCCGAAGCTGTTCGCCGAGGATAGCGGCCCGGGGGAGGCTCTCGACAAGGCGAAGGAGATTGGCTATTCCACGCCGCCTCAAGGCGCGATCGGCGCGGTGCTCGCGATGCGCGAACGGCCCGACCGCACGGCGGTCCTGCAAGCGGCCACGCTCCCGGTGCTGCTCGTGGCCGGGGAGAAGGATCGGATTGTTGCGCCGGAGAACGTATTTACCGCGGCGGGAGACCATATCGAGCACGTCACTCTCGAAGGGGTCGGCCATATGGGCATGATGGAGGCACCGCAGAAGCTGGCGGCCGCAATTCGTTCCTTCATGGACACTGCATACGCTTGA
- a CDS encoding DUF6483 family protein: protein MYRKDYLLRLVQEMTDLIGKAMNLRQQKKRTELLFEWDELLRERFRINGDLSDRLTGEDLIHLFRTNGRLHADELQAFAILLHERAKLEREKELAERHEMPVSDASRSGPDDIEDLYVRRSLKSLHLLLEAMLHGSDRRLLPVMETTDRLLLELKGYRLPDELLERLWAWLEREGRYAGAEDALFRWVRQASGQPEEAERRKRQGARFYERLAECPDEALEQGGLPREELADGRADLETIQ from the coding sequence ATGTATAGAAAAGATTATTTGCTGCGGTTGGTGCAGGAGATGACCGACCTGATCGGCAAAGCGATGAACCTGCGGCAGCAGAAAAAACGAACCGAGCTGCTGTTCGAATGGGACGAGCTGCTGCGGGAACGGTTCCGCATCAATGGCGATCTGTCCGATCGGCTGACCGGAGAGGACTTGATTCACCTGTTCCGGACCAATGGGCGTCTGCATGCCGATGAACTTCAGGCCTTCGCGATCCTGCTTCATGAACGGGCGAAGCTCGAACGGGAGAAGGAACTGGCGGAACGCCATGAGATGCCTGTCAGTGACGCTTCCCGTTCTGGTCCGGATGACATCGAGGACCTGTATGTCCGGCGTTCCCTCAAAAGCCTGCATCTGCTGCTCGAGGCGATGCTGCATGGCAGCGATCGGCGGCTGCTTCCCGTCATGGAGACGACGGATCGCCTGCTGTTAGAGCTGAAGGGCTACCGGCTGCCGGACGAGTTGCTTGAACGCCTGTGGGCTTGGCTCGAGCGGGAAGGCCGCTACGCCGGGGCTGAGGATGCGCTGTTCCGTTGGGTGCGGCAGGCGTCCGGCCAGCCGGAAGAAGCGGAGCGGCGCAAGCGCCAGGGGGCACGATTCTATGAACGCCTCGCGGAATGTCCGGATGAAGCGCTCGAGCAGGGCGGCCTGCCTCGCGAAGAACTGGCCGACGGCCGCGCTGATCTGGAGACGATTCAATGA
- a CDS encoding PilZ domain-containing protein, producing the protein MGNQAYTMDSPGLLSGALLNCRTVIEGSGCVATGMLSYMEGDLIEIELPQFEHFELGEQVKVTIYSGMGIVNFFTKIIARNEGSLLLIHPPQQQQRFTDKRESPRVIIRKHGFIHSEAASQKNQSAASSGTPIHLVDISLTGVGFTMNEGEPLREGMRVEAELHLGFTLPCRLKIMHRSRHSEEMLYGANLEGLDEGSLRSLRAFILREQITAYVDKKQNI; encoded by the coding sequence ATGGGAAATCAGGCATACACGATGGACAGCCCGGGTTTATTATCGGGAGCTTTGTTGAACTGCAGAACTGTGATCGAAGGCAGTGGCTGCGTGGCAACGGGTATGTTATCTTATATGGAAGGCGACTTGATTGAGATTGAATTGCCTCAATTCGAACACTTCGAATTGGGGGAACAAGTCAAAGTTACGATCTATTCCGGAATGGGCATCGTCAATTTTTTCACCAAAATCATCGCCCGGAACGAGGGCTCCCTGCTGCTCATCCATCCGCCTCAGCAGCAGCAGCGGTTTACGGACAAGCGCGAGTCGCCGCGAGTCATTATCCGCAAGCATGGCTTTATCCATTCCGAAGCCGCGTCACAGAAGAACCAGAGCGCCGCTTCGAGCGGAACCCCGATACACCTGGTCGATATTAGCCTGACCGGCGTAGGCTTCACGATGAACGAAGGCGAGCCGCTGCGCGAAGGCATGCGGGTCGAAGCGGAGCTTCATTTGGGCTTCACCTTGCCCTGCCGCCTCAAGATTATGCACCGCTCCCGCCATTCCGAGGAGATGCTGTACGGAGCCAACCTGGAAGGCCTCGACGAAGGCTCCCTCCGCTCCCTGCGCGCATTCATCCTGCGCGAACAGATTACGGCTTATGTGGATAAGAAGCAGAATATATAG
- a CDS encoding glycerol-3-phosphate responsive antiterminator yields the protein MLFLLPGTAEAGTVFPSKQIDSYDVELEAVPTYVPTPLSVTEATYTQTVNLDPAVAEVSVDPVLGQYAITGKTYGTTTIEYKWITAENAELVHKFTVTVDSGGIAPRVNIYGQDNIYFPLSKSTTYDIKLNTIFSGNMNWALNSFEYTDKNNLFRRGYNFNDPNNCSYTLIYDDRTGDTRIELKVKDLNGYYASYFFDVSTNWDPVFQPQPDMTLIQGKESTLNLNDMQVFTDADDDTLHYTIDPVTGVTASVNGDMLTITSTIDQEFALTIRADDGRNGTASGVLHFKAWRSEEVGIAGTYPETQNMIRFTQVAPGRYVLAPLKPTMPSETELLGWINDGTARAADSDGDLEFAIDEINDLNQKLPALQADTYGLYFYDSSNITLDRAVHLIGIDVVRSQLEQIDRDHENNGLDIMDAHRWLMMYNNTYFNAKVILSLLPS from the coding sequence ATGTTATTTCTTCTTCCAGGAACTGCAGAAGCCGGAACGGTCTTCCCGTCGAAGCAGATCGATTCCTACGATGTAGAATTGGAGGCGGTTCCGACCTATGTTCCGACTCCGCTGAGCGTCACAGAAGCTACCTACACCCAGACCGTCAACCTCGACCCGGCAGTGGCGGAAGTCTCGGTCGATCCGGTTCTGGGCCAATATGCGATTACAGGCAAAACCTACGGCACGACGACCATCGAATACAAATGGATCACTGCCGAAAATGCAGAACTCGTACATAAGTTCACGGTCACGGTTGATTCTGGCGGGATCGCGCCGCGTGTTAACATTTACGGTCAGGACAATATCTATTTTCCATTATCCAAGAGCACTACATATGACATAAAATTAAATACTATTTTCTCAGGGAATATGAACTGGGCTTTAAATTCATTTGAGTATACTGATAAAAATAATCTGTTTCGTCGTGGCTACAACTTTAACGATCCCAACAATTGTTCTTATACGTTAATATATGATGACCGCACAGGTGATACGAGAATAGAGCTCAAGGTGAAGGATCTGAATGGTTATTACGCATCCTACTTCTTCGACGTCTCAACCAACTGGGATCCCGTCTTTCAGCCGCAGCCGGATATGACTCTGATTCAAGGGAAGGAGTCCACCTTGAATTTGAACGACATGCAGGTCTTCACGGACGCAGATGATGACACATTGCATTACACCATCGATCCGGTAACTGGAGTAACCGCATCCGTTAATGGGGATATGTTGACCATTACGTCCACTATCGACCAGGAGTTCGCGTTGACGATCCGGGCCGATGACGGGCGGAACGGGACGGCTTCCGGCGTGCTTCATTTCAAGGCTTGGCGCTCGGAGGAGGTTGGCATTGCAGGTACCTATCCGGAGACGCAGAACATGATCCGATTTACCCAGGTCGCTCCAGGGAGATACGTGCTCGCTCCCCTCAAACCTACGATGCCTAGCGAGACGGAGCTGCTGGGGTGGATAAATGATGGTACAGCGCGGGCTGCGGATTCAGACGGGGATCTTGAATTTGCAATCGATGAAATTAATGATTTGAACCAAAAGCTTCCGGCCTTGCAGGCAGACACTTACGGGCTTTATTTCTATGACTCTTCTAATATTACTCTCGACAGAGCCGTGCATCTTATCGGCATCGATGTCGTGCGAAGCCAGTTAGAGCAAATCGACCGTGACCATGAAAATAACGGACTGGATATTATGGATGCCCATAGATGGTTAATGATGTACAATAATACGTATTTCAATGCGAAAGTCATTCTGTCGCTGCTTCCCTCTTAA